In Mastigocladopsis repens PCC 10914, a single window of DNA contains:
- a CDS encoding transposase produces the protein MHRLARFGVDRGQNILAVASLPSGMPKFWKFARIRKIRKHYAAKRRRLQKAKKMRVIKRLEQKERRMIKHINHIISKEIVQLAVDFKCGIRLEDLSNIRQTTKQKKKQKSDASQNRDYWSYFQLEQFIFYKAQIAGIVVEKVPAPYTTKSCPKCGAINERNKHDYTCHRCRYRGHADYGASRNIGNWVGLSCPIELQQPLAVMVNGVQSGEVNGTPLSKVSGSNSRMGLVKPEQESPAFNERNEVN, from the coding sequence TTGCATAGACTTGCAAGATTTGGTGTAGATCGAGGGCAAAATATACTTGCTGTTGCAAGTCTTCCATCTGGAATGCCTAAGTTTTGGAAGTTTGCCCGCATTCGTAAAATTCGCAAGCACTATGCTGCCAAACGCAGACGGTTGCAAAAAGCCAAGAAGATGCGGGTTATCAAGCGACTAGAACAGAAAGAGCGCCGGATGATAAAACATATCAACCACATCATTAGCAAAGAAATTGTGCAGCTAGCGGTTGACTTTAAGTGTGGGATTCGCTTGGAAGATTTGTCTAACATTAGACAGACGACTAAGCAGAAGAAGAAACAAAAGTCGGATGCTAGCCAAAATCGTGATTATTGGAGCTATTTTCAACTAGAGCAATTCATCTTTTATAAAGCTCAAATAGCTGGAATTGTAGTCGAAAAAGTACCCGCACCATACACGACAAAATCTTGTCCCAAGTGTGGCGCAATTAATGAGCGAAACAAGCACGATTATACTTGCCATCGATGTAGATATCGAGGACACGCTGACTATGGAGCTAGTAGAAATATTGGCAACTGGGTTGGTTTGTCCTGCCCGATTGAGCTTCAGCAACCTTTGGCTGTAATGGTCAATGGCGTTCAATCGGGCGAGGTGAATGGCACTCCTCTGAGCAAGGTAAGTGGATCTAACTCCCGTATGGGGTTAGTGAAGCCAGAACAAGAATCCCCTGCCTTTAACGAACGGAACGAAGTGAATTGA
- a CDS encoding DUF433 domain-containing protein — protein MDYHDIITIEPGKRSGKPCIRGMRITVYDVLEYLAGGMTEAEILEDFSELTSEDIKACLAFAANREKKF, from the coding sequence ATGGACTACCACGACATTATCACGATTGAACCTGGCAAACGTAGCGGAAAACCTTGCATCCGAGGTATGCGAATAACTGTATACGATGTCTTGGAATATCTCGCAGGTGGTATGACTGAGGCGGAAATTCTCGAAGATTTTTCTGAACTCACTTCTGAGGATATTAAGGCTTGTCTTGCTTTCGCTGCTAATCGTGAGAAAAAGTTTTGA
- a CDS encoding Uma2 family endonuclease, with the protein MVQIPAKPLTLNEFLKLPETEPASEYIDGRIIQKPMPQGEHSVIQTELAPAINFVVKSKQIARAFSELRCTFGGRSIVPDISVFLWGRIPRKENGGVANIFSIAPDWTIEILSPDQSQTKVTKNILHCLKHGTQMGWLIDPEEQSVFVYPPDQSASFYDEPGTRLPVPEFAKDFNLTVEGLFGWLLE; encoded by the coding sequence ATGGTACAGATTCCTGCCAAACCCCTAACTCTCAACGAATTTCTGAAACTACCGGAGACGGAACCTGCCAGTGAATATATTGATGGGCGTATTATCCAAAAACCAATGCCACAAGGAGAGCATAGCGTCATTCAAACTGAGTTAGCACCTGCAATCAACTTTGTCGTAAAATCCAAACAAATTGCGCGAGCTTTCTCAGAACTTCGCTGTACCTTTGGTGGACGCTCAATTGTCCCTGACATTTCAGTGTTTTTATGGGGAAGAATCCCACGCAAGGAAAATGGTGGAGTTGCTAACATCTTCTCAATTGCCCCAGATTGGACAATAGAAATTTTATCTCCTGACCAAAGTCAAACTAAAGTTACCAAAAATATTCTGCATTGTCTCAAGCATGGAACTCAGATGGGATGGCTCATTGATCCAGAAGAACAATCTGTGTTTGTTTACCCGCCAGATCAAAGCGCCAGTTTTTACGATGAACCTGGAACACGTTTGCCAGTGCCAGAATTTGCTAAAGATTTCAACCTTACTGTAGAAGGTTTGTTTGGTTGGTTGCTTGAGTAA
- a CDS encoding UPF0175 family protein: MGLQISISDSIVQALRLPEQRIEQELRRELAIALYTQDILSFGKARELAEMDKYEFGQLLARRPVVRHYSFEELNDDLTYARGE, encoded by the coding sequence ATGGGACTCCAAATCTCGATCTCTGACTCTATTGTGCAAGCTCTTCGTTTACCGGAGCAGCGTATTGAGCAAGAACTGCGCCGAGAATTAGCCATTGCTCTCTACACACAAGACATTCTTTCCTTTGGCAAAGCACGAGAACTTGCTGAGATGGATAAGTATGAATTTGGACAATTGCTTGCTCGTCGCCCAGTAGTGCGGCACTATAGTTTTGAAGAATTGAATGACGACTTGACTTATGCCCGTGGTGAGTAA
- a CDS encoding helix-turn-helix transcriptional regulator, whose product MPKPAVLSSRCWDSIYLELHQQPKFDVVEHQHTMHVIAYGLSSSSRVCSSGERWLDGKLTKETRNLGDIAIIPAGISHRCNWNTSVQFMILAIEPALLKQVGQDLVNPDRIELIPHFMTRQDVLIQGIFCALREELESGKIGGDLLIDSLKTTLAIHLLRNYCTTQPKLSSYADRLSKSTLQQVRSYINEHLHQEVKLSEIAAIAQMSQYHFLRLFKQSMGVTPHQYILQCRIDKAKYLLQHSELSIADIAARLGFCDQSHFTRYFKRIVGVTPKKLLQG is encoded by the coding sequence GTGCCTAAACCCGCTGTTCTCTCAAGCCGCTGTTGGGACAGTATCTATCTTGAACTCCATCAACAGCCAAAGTTTGACGTAGTTGAGCATCAACACACAATGCACGTCATTGCTTATGGACTTTCCAGCTCATCACGCGTCTGCTCATCAGGAGAACGATGGTTGGATGGAAAGCTGACAAAAGAGACGCGCAATTTGGGAGACATTGCCATCATCCCTGCAGGTATTTCCCATCGCTGTAATTGGAATACCTCAGTCCAGTTTATGATTTTGGCAATTGAGCCTGCACTCCTCAAACAAGTCGGTCAAGATTTGGTTAATCCTGATCGCATTGAACTGATCCCTCATTTTATGACTCGGCAAGATGTATTGATACAAGGTATCTTCTGTGCGTTGAGAGAAGAATTAGAATCTGGCAAAATTGGTGGTGATTTGTTGATTGATAGTCTCAAAACGACATTAGCCATTCATCTGTTAAGGAACTATTGCACCACGCAACCTAAGCTCTCTAGTTATGCTGATAGATTATCCAAATCAACGCTACAACAGGTGAGGTCGTATATCAATGAACATTTGCATCAAGAGGTAAAGCTAAGTGAGATTGCTGCGATCGCCCAGATGAGTCAATATCACTTTTTGCGTCTGTTCAAGCAAAGTATGGGGGTAACACCTCACCAATACATTTTGCAATGTCGGATCGATAAAGCCAAATATCTGTTGCAACATAGCGAACTCAGCATTGCAGACATTGCTGCCAGGCTAGGTTTTTGCGATCAAAGTCACTTTACTCGATATTTCAAGCGGATTGTTGGTGTGACGCCTAAAAAACTCCTGCAAGGCTAA
- a CDS encoding toll/interleukin-1 receptor domain-containing protein — MTVSVFLSHNKEDKPFVRKLARDLDNHGVKIWLDEAEIKVGESLIGKIRSGLDKVDYVAVILSPNSIASSWVQREVDVAMNQEIMEKKVKVLPIMYRKCELPGFLFGKFYADFTEESRYEDAFEKLVRSIEVVCNKNALESNLTGATLGQALNKAAIINLPLFSKPFHRPFQYIGMSIASASTAVGQGPNEVGNIIIDNDDCHMLLEAEGNFINYVEIDLKKTAPHLQTQEFDSVPILGSLSINPSELELARKQTHFHTYYDHRKKLKISVSCLYDEAPLTVGFSAKYYGM; from the coding sequence ATGACAGTAAGTGTATTTCTTAGCCATAACAAGGAAGACAAACCTTTTGTTAGGAAACTTGCAAGAGATTTGGACAACCACGGCGTTAAAATTTGGCTTGATGAAGCTGAAATAAAAGTTGGAGAATCTTTAATAGGGAAAATCAGAAGTGGTTTGGATAAAGTAGACTATGTTGCTGTTATTTTATCTCCAAATTCAATTGCTTCGTCTTGGGTACAGCGAGAAGTAGATGTAGCTATGAACCAAGAAATTATGGAGAAAAAAGTTAAAGTTCTTCCGATTATGTATCGGAAATGTGAATTACCGGGTTTTTTATTTGGTAAGTTTTATGCTGATTTTACCGAAGAGTCTCGGTATGAAGATGCTTTTGAAAAACTTGTGCGTAGTATTGAGGTTGTATGTAATAAAAATGCTCTTGAAAGCAATCTTACTGGTGCTACCTTGGGGCAAGCATTGAACAAAGCAGCGATAATAAATCTTCCTTTATTTAGTAAGCCATTTCACAGACCATTCCAATATATAGGTATGAGCATTGCCTCCGCCTCAACTGCCGTGGGGCAAGGACCGAATGAAGTCGGCAATATAATTATTGATAATGATGATTGTCATATGCTCCTTGAAGCTGAGGGTAATTTCATCAATTATGTTGAAATTGATCTGAAGAAAACAGCACCTCATTTGCAAACACAAGAGTTTGACTCAGTACCAATACTTGGATCGCTTAGTATAAATCCATCTGAACTAGAACTTGCACGAAAGCAAACACACTTCCACACTTATTATGATCATAGAAAAAAGTTAAAAATAAGTGTTTCTTGTTTATATGATGAAGCTCCTTTAACAGTAGGCTTTAGTGCAAAATACTATGGAATGTAA
- the nifH gene encoding nitrogenase iron protein produces the protein MSVDEKIRQIAFYGKGGIGKSTTSQNTLAAMAEMGQRILIVGCDPKADSTRLMLHSKAQTTVLHLAAERGAVEDLELEEVMLTGFRGVRCVESGGPEPGVGCAGRGIITAINFLEENGAYQDVDFVSYDVLGDVVCGGFAMPIREGKAQEIYIVTSGEMMAMYAANNIARGILKYAHTGGVRLGGLICNSRNTDREIELIETLAKRLNTQMIHFVPRDNIVQHAELRRMTVNEYAPESNQAKEYRTLATKIINNKNLAIPTPIEMEELEELLIEFGILESEENAAMLIGKSAAEAPVV, from the coding sequence ATGTCCGTTGACGAAAAAATTAGACAGATAGCTTTCTACGGCAAGGGCGGTATCGGTAAATCCACCACCTCTCAAAACACCCTCGCCGCTATGGCAGAAATGGGTCAGCGCATTTTGATTGTGGGTTGCGACCCCAAAGCTGACTCTACCCGTTTGATGCTGCACAGCAAAGCTCAAACCACCGTGTTGCACTTGGCTGCTGAACGGGGTGCTGTAGAAGACCTAGAACTCGAAGAAGTGATGCTCACAGGTTTCCGTGGTGTGCGTTGCGTGGAGTCTGGTGGTCCTGAACCCGGTGTAGGTTGCGCCGGTCGTGGTATCATCACCGCCATTAATTTCTTGGAAGAAAACGGTGCTTACCAAGACGTTGACTTCGTTAGCTACGACGTGTTGGGTGACGTTGTCTGCGGTGGTTTCGCTATGCCTATTCGTGAAGGCAAAGCACAAGAAATCTACATCGTGACCTCTGGTGAGATGATGGCGATGTATGCAGCTAATAACATCGCTCGCGGTATTCTTAAGTATGCTCACACCGGCGGTGTGCGCTTGGGTGGTTTGATTTGTAACAGCCGTAATACTGACCGGGAAATCGAACTTATCGAAACCTTGGCAAAACGCTTGAACACCCAAATGATTCACTTCGTACCCCGTGACAACATCGTTCAGCACGCAGAATTGCGTCGGATGACTGTTAACGAGTACGCACCTGAAAGCAACCAAGCTAAAGAATATCGGACATTGGCTACGAAGATCATCAACAACAAAAATCTAGCTATCCCCACACCAATCGAGATGGAAGAGTTAGAAGAATTGTTGATTGAATTCGGTATTCTCGAAAGCGAGGAAAATGCTGCAATGCTGATTGGCAAGAGTGCTGCTGAAGCTCCTGTAGTATAA
- a CDS encoding MAPEG family protein: protein MMQIEQAMIPTNDGQMPSSLSIDMTFPLWGLVIFIVWTIAVVALLLTVRIRHLSAGGSVKDFATPNEESLLWRLFRVHSNLIENLPLYVGVVFLLTVRGVSGTVVDLLVVVYIVFRLVHSVIHIASIDPKFRLFSLVIQLSCLVALTILALF, encoded by the coding sequence ATGATGCAAATTGAACAAGCGATGATTCCCACCAACGACGGACAGATGCCCAGCAGCTTGTCTATCGATATGACTTTTCCTCTTTGGGGTTTAGTAATTTTTATCGTGTGGACGATTGCTGTTGTTGCCCTTCTGCTCACAGTCAGAATTCGGCATCTGTCTGCGGGTGGCTCTGTAAAAGATTTCGCAACACCAAACGAGGAAAGCTTGCTTTGGCGACTATTTCGAGTACACTCCAACTTGATAGAAAACCTTCCTTTGTATGTAGGAGTTGTGTTTCTCCTTACAGTTCGGGGCGTCTCCGGAACAGTGGTAGATTTGCTGGTAGTTGTGTATATCGTATTTCGGCTGGTACACTCAGTGATTCACATCGCTAGTATCGATCCAAAGTTTCGGCTCTTCAGCTTAGTGATTCAGTTAAGCTGCTTAGTCGCCTTAACTATCCTGGCACTTTTCTAG
- the nifD gene encoding nitrogenase molybdenum-iron protein alpha chain, which yields MTPPEDKNIIEERKELIKEVLDAYPEKAKKKREKHLNVYEEGKSDCGVKSNIKSLPGVMTARGCAYAGSKGVVWGPIKDMIHISHGPVGCGYWSWSGRRNYYIGTTGVDTFGTMHFTSDFQERDIVFGGDKKLTKLIQELDELFPLNRGVSIQSECPIGLIGDDIEAVAKKTSKEIDKPVVPVRCEGFRGVSQSLGHHIANDMVRDWVFTRSDKERKEGKLQFEGTPYDVAIIGDYNIGGDAWASRILLEELGLRVVAQWSGDGTINEMMQTPNVKMNLIHCYRSMNYISRHMEEAYGIPWLEYNFFGPTKIAESLREIASKFDEKIQENAEKIIAKYQPVMDEIVAKYRPGLEGKTVAMMVGGLRPRHVVPAFQDLGMKMVGTGYEFAHNDDYKRTTDYIENGTIVYDDVTAYEFEEFVKALKPDLIASGVKEKYVFQKMGLPFRQMHSWDYSGLGNWGWKSGKARFFSSHRKKSLFLA from the coding sequence ATGACTCCTCCAGAAGATAAGAACATCATCGAAGAAAGAAAAGAACTAATTAAAGAAGTTCTAGACGCTTACCCAGAAAAAGCTAAGAAAAAGCGGGAAAAGCACTTAAACGTATACGAAGAAGGTAAGAGCGACTGCGGCGTTAAGTCTAACATTAAATCCCTTCCCGGTGTCATGACCGCTCGTGGTTGTGCTTATGCTGGTTCTAAGGGTGTGGTTTGGGGTCCCATCAAAGATATGATCCACATCAGCCACGGTCCTGTAGGTTGCGGTTACTGGTCTTGGTCTGGTCGTCGTAACTACTACATCGGCACCACAGGTGTTGACACCTTTGGTACAATGCACTTCACCTCCGACTTCCAAGAACGGGATATCGTTTTCGGCGGTGACAAAAAACTCACCAAACTCATCCAAGAACTCGACGAACTCTTCCCCCTCAACCGTGGTGTTTCCATTCAATCTGAATGTCCCATCGGTCTAATTGGGGATGACATCGAAGCAGTTGCTAAGAAAACATCAAAAGAGATTGACAAACCAGTTGTCCCCGTACGTTGCGAAGGCTTCCGGGGTGTTTCCCAGTCCCTTGGACACCACATTGCGAACGATATGGTTCGTGACTGGGTGTTCACCAGATCCGATAAGGAAAGAAAAGAAGGAAAGCTGCAATTTGAGGGTACTCCCTATGATGTAGCAATTATCGGTGACTACAACATCGGTGGTGATGCTTGGGCTAGCCGTATCCTGCTAGAAGAACTCGGCTTGCGCGTAGTCGCCCAGTGGTCAGGTGATGGCACCATCAACGAGATGATGCAGACACCAAACGTGAAGATGAACCTCATCCACTGCTACCGGTCGATGAACTACATCAGCCGTCACATGGAAGAAGCTTACGGTATACCCTGGTTGGAATACAACTTCTTTGGCCCTACCAAGATTGCCGAATCCTTACGGGAAATCGCTTCTAAATTTGACGAGAAGATCCAAGAAAACGCTGAGAAGATCATCGCCAAGTATCAGCCAGTCATGGATGAAATCGTCGCTAAGTACCGTCCAGGTTTGGAAGGCAAGACTGTCGCCATGATGGTTGGTGGATTACGTCCTCGCCACGTCGTTCCCGCGTTCCAAGATTTGGGAATGAAGATGGTTGGTACTGGTTATGAGTTCGCTCACAACGACGACTACAAGCGCACCACCGACTACATCGAAAACGGCACCATCGTTTATGACGACGTGACCGCATATGAGTTCGAGGAGTTTGTGAAAGCACTCAAGCCCGACCTCATCGCCTCCGGTGTGAAAGAGAAGTACGTTTTCCAAAAGATGGGTCTTCCTTTCCGTCAAATGCACTCTTGGGATTACTCCGGACTTGGTAACTGGGGATGGAAGTCAGGTAAGGCAAGGTTTTTTAGCAGTCACAGAAAAAAGAGTCTATTTCTAGCCTAA